The following are from one region of the Streptomyces changanensis genome:
- a CDS encoding NAD(P)-dependent oxidoreductase, with the protein MGLGPMGLAMVDAFLAAGHPVTVWNRTPSRADGPVRRGARLAATAEEAVGASGLTVLSLTGYDAVHAVLGGVGPVALEGRVLVNLTSGTPAEARAGAAWAAERGAAHLTGGVLTPPAGIGDPASTTLYSGPRDVFDTHRATLEVLTGIDHRGEDPGTAALLYQLNMVMFWTALSGYWQALALAGAHGLTAADIRPLALDALDLGRFVEFYTPRVDAGDHGGDVDRLAMGLASTEHVLHTAADAGVDTALPAAVAALFRRGVDAGRGADSSSSLVEVLAKAPATR; encoded by the coding sequence ATCGGCCTCGGGCCCATGGGCCTCGCCATGGTGGACGCGTTCCTCGCCGCCGGGCACCCCGTCACCGTCTGGAACCGCACCCCCTCCCGTGCCGACGGCCCCGTACGACGCGGGGCCCGCCTCGCCGCCACCGCCGAGGAGGCGGTCGGCGCGTCCGGGCTGACGGTGCTGAGCCTCACCGGCTACGACGCCGTCCACGCCGTGCTGGGCGGCGTCGGGCCGGTCGCCCTGGAGGGCCGCGTCCTGGTGAACCTCACCTCGGGCACCCCGGCCGAGGCCCGTGCCGGTGCGGCGTGGGCGGCCGAGCGCGGTGCCGCGCACCTCACCGGCGGGGTGCTGACCCCGCCCGCGGGCATCGGCGACCCGGCCTCCACGACCCTCTACAGCGGCCCGCGCGACGTCTTCGACACCCACCGCGCCACCTTGGAGGTCCTGACGGGCATCGACCACCGGGGCGAGGACCCCGGCACGGCGGCACTCCTCTACCAGCTCAACATGGTCATGTTCTGGACCGCCCTGTCCGGGTACTGGCAGGCCCTCGCACTGGCCGGCGCACACGGGCTGACGGCCGCCGACATCCGGCCGCTCGCCCTGGACGCCCTGGACCTGGGCCGGTTCGTGGAGTTCTACACGCCGCGTGTCGACGCCGGCGACCACGGCGGGGACGTCGACCGCCTCGCCATGGGCCTCGCGAGCACCGAGCACGTGCTGCACACCGCGGCTGACGCGGGCGTCGACACCGCGCTGCCCGCCGCGGTCGCCGCGCTCTTCCGCCGCGGCGTGGACGCGGGCCGCGGGGCGGACAGCTCCTCCAGCCTGGTCGAGGTCCTGGCGAAGGCGCCCGCCACGCGGTAG
- a CDS encoding putative protein N(5)-glutamine methyltransferase, which yields MSVPHDIVTTLRAAGCVFAEDEAELLLASARSAAHLDAMVARRVLGHPLEHVLGWACFGGVRVAVDAGVFVPRRRTEFLVERAAALAPRGGRAVVVDLCCGTGALGAALVTALDGGAAELHAADIDPAAVRCARRNVAPLGGLVHEGDLYAALPAGLRGRVDVLLANVPYVPTGEVGLLPQEARLHEALVALDGGADGLDVLRRVAAGAGRWLAPSGVLLSETSGRQADAAAGVLADAGLTARVETDEELYATVVTGTRTD from the coding sequence ATGTCCGTTCCCCACGACATCGTCACCACCCTCCGCGCCGCCGGGTGCGTCTTCGCCGAGGACGAGGCGGAGCTGCTGCTCGCCTCCGCCCGCTCCGCCGCCCACCTCGACGCGATGGTCGCCCGCCGCGTCCTCGGTCACCCCCTCGAACACGTCCTCGGCTGGGCGTGCTTCGGCGGCGTCCGCGTCGCCGTGGACGCGGGCGTGTTCGTACCGCGCCGCCGCACCGAGTTCCTCGTCGAGCGGGCCGCCGCGCTGGCCCCGCGCGGCGGCCGCGCCGTCGTCGTCGACCTGTGCTGCGGTACCGGCGCGCTGGGCGCCGCCCTCGTCACCGCCCTGGACGGCGGCGCCGCCGAACTGCACGCCGCCGACATCGACCCGGCCGCCGTGCGCTGCGCCCGCCGCAACGTCGCGCCGCTCGGCGGCCTCGTCCACGAGGGCGACCTGTACGCGGCCCTTCCGGCGGGGCTCCGCGGCCGCGTCGACGTACTGCTGGCCAACGTCCCGTACGTACCGACCGGCGAGGTCGGCCTCCTGCCGCAGGAGGCCCGCCTCCACGAGGCGCTGGTCGCGCTCGACGGCGGGGCGGACGGCCTCGACGTCCTGCGCCGCGTCGCGGCCGGGGCGGGGCGGTGGCTCGCGCCCTCGGGCGTCCTGCTGTCCGAGACGAGCGGGCGTCAGGCGGACGCCGCCGCGGGGGTCCTGGCCGACGCGGGGCTCACGGCGCGCGTCGAGACGGACGAGGAGCTGTACGCCACGGTGGTGACCGGCACCCGCACCGACTGA